From the genome of Candidatus Methylopumilus rimovensis, one region includes:
- a CDS encoding ExbD/TolR family protein: MNFQRGKKHEEMELNLVPLIDVLLVIIIFLVVSTTFSRFSELKINLPTAEANSPDKKPNVINVSITADGVYSVNETQLPNKSLESIIAALKNSSKGEKEIPVIINADAKCEHQSVINVMEASRQAGLTHITFSTKIN; this comes from the coding sequence ATGAATTTTCAACGAGGAAAAAAACACGAAGAAATGGAATTAAACTTGGTTCCTTTAATCGACGTATTATTGGTTATTATTATTTTCCTTGTCGTGAGTACAACCTTTTCTAGATTTAGCGAATTAAAAATTAATCTTCCGACCGCTGAAGCTAATAGCCCCGATAAAAAGCCTAATGTTATTAACGTATCCATTACTGCCGATGGTGTTTATTCGGTCAACGAAACACAGCTTCCAAATAAGAGCCTTGAGTCTATTATTGCAGCCTTAAAAAATTCGTCTAAAGGCGAAAAAGAAATTCCTGTGATCATTAATGCAGATGCAAAATGCGAACACCAATCAGTAATTAACGTTATGGAAGCCTCAAGGCAAGCCGGCTTAACTCATATTACATTTTCTACAAAAATTAATTAG
- a CDS encoding P-II family nitrogen regulator encodes MKKIEAVIKPFKLDEVREALSEIGINGITATEVKGFGRQKGHTELYRGAEYVIDFLPKIKLDIIVSDKMVKKVIEAISTAAHTGKIGDGKIFVSNIEEVVRIRTGETGESAI; translated from the coding sequence ATGAAAAAAATTGAAGCAGTTATTAAGCCATTTAAATTAGATGAAGTAAGAGAAGCCCTTTCCGAAATTGGTATTAATGGAATCACGGCTACCGAAGTTAAAGGCTTTGGAAGACAAAAAGGACATACGGAACTCTACAGAGGGGCAGAATATGTAATTGATTTTTTACCTAAAATCAAATTAGATATTATCGTTTCAGACAAAATGGTTAAAAAAGTGATTGAAGCAATATCAACTGCCGCACATACAGGCAAAATTGGTGATGGCAAAATTTTTGTCAGTAATATCGAAGAAGTGGTAAGAATTAGAACGGGCGAAACAGGCGAATCTGCTATTTAA
- the kdsB gene encoding 3-deoxy-manno-octulosonate cytidylyltransferase, with the protein MTFKIIIPARYQSSRLEGKPLLDIGGIPMVIHVVQQSLKSKSNEVVVATDDQKIFDVVENFGYKAIMTNVNHKSGTDRVVEVVNLMGWSDNEIIVNVQGDEPLINPLLINQVAEYLENKKDIFVSTACHSISDYNDFINPNNVKVVLDKNSQALYFSRAPIPFPRDEFTQKIIGKQGFYKHIGIYAYRVKFLKGYKDIGQAELEDIEKLEQLRILYAGHKIGVVASTVIPMTGVDTLEDLEKVRKLFLIK; encoded by the coding sequence ATGACTTTTAAAATTATTATTCCAGCGAGATACCAAAGCAGTCGTTTAGAGGGAAAACCTCTTTTGGATATCGGTGGCATCCCAATGGTCATTCATGTTGTGCAACAATCATTAAAAAGCAAGTCTAATGAGGTTGTGGTTGCAACTGACGACCAAAAGATTTTTGATGTTGTTGAAAATTTTGGTTACAAAGCAATCATGACTAATGTCAATCATAAATCTGGCACCGACCGTGTAGTAGAGGTCGTTAACTTAATGGGTTGGTCAGATAATGAGATTATTGTGAATGTGCAAGGTGATGAACCTCTTATCAATCCTTTATTAATTAATCAGGTTGCTGAATATTTGGAAAATAAAAAAGACATTTTTGTTTCTACGGCGTGCCATTCCATCTCAGATTATAATGATTTTATTAATCCAAATAACGTCAAAGTCGTATTAGATAAAAATTCTCAAGCATTATATTTTAGTAGAGCGCCCATTCCTTTTCCGAGAGATGAATTCACTCAAAAGATCATAGGAAAGCAAGGATTCTATAAACATATTGGTATCTATGCTTACCGAGTCAAGTTTTTAAAAGGCTATAAGGATATAGGGCAGGCTGAATTAGAAGATATTGAAAAGTTAGAACAACTTAGAATTCTATATGCAGGACACAAAATTGGTGTTGTGGCATCAACTGTCATTCCAATGACAGGCGTTGATACACTTGAAGACCTAGAAAAAGTAAGAAAGTTATTTCTAATTAAATAG
- a CDS encoding Trm112 family protein produces MDKNLLKILVCPVTKGPLIYKKDQNELISKSAKLAYPIKDGIPILLESEARLLKDNEDYS; encoded by the coding sequence ATGGATAAAAATCTACTAAAAATCTTAGTTTGCCCAGTAACCAAAGGCCCATTAATTTATAAAAAAGATCAGAATGAGCTCATATCAAAGTCTGCCAAGCTTGCTTATCCTATTAAAGACGGTATTCCTATTTTGCTTGAGAGTGAAGCGAGGCTGCTTAAAGATAATGAAGATTATTCATGA
- the lpxK gene encoding tetraacyldisaccharide 4'-kinase, translating into MIAYEEVLSKIHYSKSPASLLLLPLSAIFFLISYARKYLYQFNFLKSYKLKVPVVVVGNITLGGTGKTPLVIHLANELKKNGYHPGIVSRGYGSKVIDAAEVNPKSNTDEVGDEPILIQKRTRMPVFVSKDRVMAAKALIKKYKKIDVILSDDGIQHYRLMRDVEVIVIDGTRKFGNGYLLPAGPLRESIYKLNDVDIIVCNHKKVIDGSYLMKYKREVLINLKTNQEISLNKIRLRNIHAIAGIGNPDLFFNDLKSLGLVFDSSAYKDHYRFTKKDFKTMDDKNIIMTEKDAVKCEKFAQDNFWYLPVSAEINSKFIDVILKKLKHISHG; encoded by the coding sequence TTGATTGCATACGAAGAAGTTCTCTCTAAAATACATTACTCAAAAAGCCCAGCTTCTTTATTGCTTCTTCCTTTATCAGCAATATTTTTTTTAATATCTTATGCTAGAAAATATCTTTACCAATTTAATTTTCTAAAATCTTACAAATTAAAAGTCCCTGTGGTTGTTGTAGGAAACATTACGCTCGGTGGGACAGGGAAAACCCCTTTAGTTATCCATCTTGCAAATGAATTGAAAAAAAATGGATATCATCCCGGTATAGTAAGCAGAGGATATGGCTCCAAAGTAATAGATGCTGCTGAAGTTAATCCAAAAAGCAATACAGATGAGGTAGGGGACGAGCCGATTTTGATCCAAAAGCGTACCCGTATGCCAGTTTTTGTTTCAAAAGATAGAGTGATGGCAGCAAAAGCACTTATTAAGAAGTATAAAAAAATAGACGTCATTTTATCTGACGACGGCATTCAGCATTATCGTTTAATGCGCGATGTAGAAGTAATAGTAATTGATGGTACTAGGAAATTTGGAAATGGATATCTTTTGCCAGCAGGACCGCTAAGAGAGTCTATATATAAGTTAAATGATGTAGATATCATTGTATGCAATCATAAAAAAGTGATAGATGGCAGTTACCTCATGAAATATAAGAGAGAGGTTTTAATAAATCTAAAGACCAATCAAGAGATTTCATTAAATAAGATTCGCTTAAGGAATATTCATGCCATAGCTGGCATAGGGAATCCAGATCTATTTTTTAATGATCTTAAATCGCTTGGTTTAGTATTTGATAGTTCCGCCTATAAAGATCATTATCGATTTACAAAAAAAGATTTTAAAACTATGGATGATAAGAATATTATAATGACTGAGAAAGATGCTGTGAAATGCGAGAAGTTTGCTCAAGATAACTTTTGGTATTTGCCAGTTTCTGCCGAAATAAATTCGAAGTTTATCGACGTTATTTTAAAAAAGTTGAAGCATATAAGCCATGGATAA
- a CDS encoding ankyrin repeat domain-containing protein, with amino-acid sequence MFASIAYTEESVNYLLTAASKGDVETVSAILESGGNPNTKDEDGVTALMYAARKDMDKIVALLIKKGAAVNATESNGWTALMFAAKKNYVRSAQLLLDNGADPKIRDNDGWSAYGLAAISGFHETVDLLIKRGIDPNNTNDAGQTVLMYAAKNGDIKIIQTLLDHGADPNMTDKYKCSPLMYAAREGNAGAAALFIKRGVKVDYEDQFSWTALTWATKKNHLPVAKILIENGANIDRKDSDGTPILHYAVANKSKEMIQLFIDAKVNLKAKDRYGLTALVYALKAKNTEIVDLIKNAGGGY; translated from the coding sequence TTGTTTGCATCAATTGCATATACTGAAGAATCTGTGAATTATCTTTTAACGGCAGCCTCAAAAGGTGACGTTGAAACAGTAAGCGCTATTCTAGAGAGTGGCGGCAATCCAAATACTAAAGATGAGGATGGTGTCACAGCACTAATGTATGCTGCAAGAAAAGATATGGATAAAATTGTAGCGCTTTTAATTAAAAAAGGTGCGGCAGTGAATGCAACAGAAAGTAATGGTTGGACTGCATTAATGTTTGCAGCCAAAAAAAACTACGTACGATCAGCTCAATTATTATTAGACAATGGGGCAGATCCAAAAATAAGAGACAATGATGGATGGAGCGCATATGGATTAGCAGCTATATCAGGATTTCACGAGACTGTAGATCTTTTAATCAAACGCGGTATTGACCCGAATAACACCAACGATGCTGGGCAAACTGTTTTAATGTATGCAGCCAAAAATGGTGACATTAAAATAATTCAAACATTACTAGATCATGGTGCCGATCCAAATATGACAGACAAATATAAATGTAGTCCTCTAATGTATGCCGCCAGAGAAGGTAATGCAGGCGCAGCAGCCCTCTTTATAAAACGTGGCGTAAAAGTTGATTATGAAGACCAATTTAGCTGGACAGCACTGACATGGGCTACTAAAAAGAATCACTTACCTGTCGCCAAGATCCTCATAGAAAACGGCGCTAATATTGATCGCAAAGATTCTGATGGCACACCTATTCTTCATTACGCTGTAGCAAATAAATCTAAAGAAATGATTCAGCTTTTCATTGACGCAAAAGTAAATTTAAAAGCAAAGGATCGTTATGGATTAACAGCTCTTGTATACGCGCTTAAAGCTAAAAACACTGAAATTGTTGATCTAATTAAAAATGCAGGTGGTGGTTACTAA
- a CDS encoding NAD+ synthase: MKIALAQINSFVGDIEKNSNLIIKRAKEASNKGAEIFITPELSICGYPPEDLVLREDFLDACTKALKKIAKALPFIKVIVGHPLKKDSKIYNSASLIFNGKIQGTYSKQTLPNYGVFDENRYFKSGEKEFIFTHKNLKFGLLICEDAWSFLPSKLLKKKSVDSIIVINASPYEIEKSNTRIKVISKLARETKSTVIYLNAIGGQDELIFDGGSFVVNKEAKLLHQSSFFKEETAIIDVFSKTIIKFNRHKISYHKEAHLYEALKLALKDYVVKNNFKNLFIGLSGGIDSALVLALASDTFDKKNITAVMMPSEFTAKLSITESRRMIKNTGVNYKEIDIQSIFKLFRKTLSSEFKNKPFDTTEENIQARIRAVLLMALSNKFNGIVISTSNKSETAVGYSTLYGDMVGGFALLKDVPKTWVYKLANYRNSISTIIPNKIIKRPPTAELRPNQLDQNSLPKYEILDKIIELYIEKDLSIDSIVKKGFSSKNVNHVVKLINDNEFKRAQSPIGPKITKRAFGKDRRYPITFKH; encoded by the coding sequence ATGAAAATAGCCCTAGCGCAAATAAATTCATTTGTTGGTGATATAGAAAAAAATAGTAACCTTATTATTAAGCGCGCCAAAGAAGCTTCTAATAAAGGAGCTGAAATATTTATTACTCCTGAGCTTTCTATATGCGGCTACCCGCCTGAGGATCTGGTTTTAAGAGAAGATTTTCTTGATGCATGCACAAAAGCATTAAAAAAAATTGCGAAAGCCTTACCTTTCATAAAGGTTATCGTAGGGCACCCATTAAAAAAAGATAGTAAAATATATAATTCAGCCTCCTTAATTTTTAATGGAAAAATTCAAGGTACCTATTCGAAACAAACGCTGCCAAACTATGGTGTATTTGACGAAAATAGATATTTTAAATCAGGTGAAAAAGAATTTATTTTTACACATAAAAATTTAAAATTTGGTCTTCTAATATGTGAAGATGCCTGGAGTTTTTTACCAAGCAAATTACTCAAAAAAAAATCAGTTGATAGCATTATTGTAATTAATGCATCTCCTTATGAAATAGAAAAATCTAATACCCGAATAAAAGTTATTTCTAAATTAGCGAGAGAAACTAAATCCACTGTGATCTACCTCAACGCAATTGGAGGCCAAGATGAGCTGATATTTGATGGTGGTTCTTTCGTTGTCAATAAAGAAGCAAAACTCTTACATCAATCATCCTTCTTTAAGGAAGAAACAGCCATTATTGATGTTTTTTCAAAAACAATTATTAAATTTAATAGGCATAAAATCTCTTATCATAAGGAGGCACATCTATATGAAGCGCTTAAATTAGCACTCAAAGATTATGTAGTTAAAAATAATTTTAAAAACCTATTTATAGGCTTATCCGGTGGCATTGATTCTGCTCTAGTTTTAGCGTTGGCAAGCGACACATTTGATAAAAAAAATATTACTGCTGTTATGATGCCCTCAGAATTTACTGCAAAATTAAGTATTACAGAGTCTCGAAGAATGATTAAAAATACTGGCGTGAATTACAAGGAAATAGATATTCAATCTATTTTTAAACTTTTCAGAAAAACATTGTCTAGTGAATTTAAAAATAAGCCTTTTGATACTACCGAAGAAAATATACAGGCTCGTATAAGAGCTGTTTTATTAATGGCGCTATCTAATAAATTTAATGGAATTGTAATATCAACAAGTAACAAAAGTGAAACTGCTGTTGGTTACTCAACGCTATATGGCGATATGGTGGGAGGTTTTGCCCTTCTTAAAGATGTGCCAAAAACATGGGTTTATAAATTAGCAAATTATAGAAATTCAATATCAACTATCATTCCAAATAAAATAATTAAGAGGCCGCCAACGGCTGAACTTAGGCCTAATCAGTTAGATCAGAATAGTCTGCCTAAATATGAAATTCTTGATAAGATAATTGAGCTTTATATTGAAAAAGATTTGTCTATAGACTCTATTGTAAAAAAAGGTTTTTCTAGTAAAAATGTTAATCACGTTGTAAAGTTAATTAATGATAACGAATTCAAAAGAGCCCAAAGTCCAATAGGTCCAAAAATTACCAAAAGGGCTTTTGGCAAAGACAGAAGATACCCCATTACCTTTAAACATTAA
- the sucD gene encoding succinate--CoA ligase subunit alpha produces the protein MSILINKSTKVICQGFTGKQGTFHSEQALAYGTKLVGGVTPGKGGTSHLNLPVFNTVRDAIKMTSANASVIYVPPAYAADSIIEASEEGIEIIVCITEGIPIQDMINVKAAIRANQSKLIGPNCPGVITPGECKIGIMPGSIHLPGSIGIISKSGTLTYEAVQQTTTLGLGQSTCVGIGGDPIKGLNFIECLQMFEEDKNTKGIILVGEIGGSDEEVAAEYIKQHIKKPIAGYIAGITAPEGKRMGHAGAIISQGSGLAIDKINALEKVGVSMSKSPADMGLTMQALLKK, from the coding sequence ATGTCTATTCTTATTAATAAATCTACCAAAGTAATTTGCCAGGGTTTTACTGGTAAACAGGGCACCTTTCACTCAGAGCAAGCACTCGCTTATGGTACAAAATTAGTAGGTGGAGTTACGCCTGGTAAAGGGGGCACATCTCATCTTAATCTACCTGTATTTAATACAGTAAGAGATGCTATTAAAATGACTAGCGCTAATGCTTCAGTAATTTATGTCCCCCCTGCTTATGCCGCAGACTCAATTATCGAGGCTTCGGAAGAAGGTATTGAAATTATTGTATGTATTACAGAAGGCATTCCAATTCAGGATATGATTAATGTTAAGGCAGCTATACGCGCTAATCAATCAAAGCTTATTGGTCCTAACTGTCCCGGTGTTATTACACCTGGCGAATGCAAGATTGGCATTATGCCTGGCAGCATTCATTTGCCCGGATCGATTGGTATTATTTCAAAATCAGGTACATTAACTTATGAGGCTGTTCAGCAAACTACCACCCTTGGTTTAGGTCAAAGCACATGTGTTGGTATTGGTGGAGATCCTATCAAAGGACTTAATTTTATTGAATGCTTACAAATGTTTGAGGAAGATAAAAATACTAAGGGTATTATCTTAGTCGGTGAAATTGGCGGCTCGGATGAAGAAGTGGCTGCTGAATACATTAAACAACATATCAAAAAACCTATCGCAGGTTATATTGCCGGCATCACAGCTCCCGAAGGAAAACGAATGGGTCATGCAGGCGCCATTATCTCTCAAGGCTCTGGTCTTGCAATAGATAAAATAAATGCATTGGAGAAGGTCGGTGTCAGCATGTCAAAATCCCCTGCAGACATGGGTCTTACCATGCAAGCTTTATTAAAAAAATAA
- the msbA gene encoding lipid A export permease/ATP-binding protein MsbA, which yields MSKNIKKITSSQSINLKYLYKRLFKYTWQHKIILFLSFISLVVLSLTNAAFLATIKKITDHGFGSDSGHKQVSLTLLLLLVMFIRALSGLFSSYFLKSISMRTVESIRCDLFKKIMMLPVNFFDKNSSSHIVSKITNDVQQLSELITDIGFYFIKDGLSVIGIISYMIYLDWKLTLTFFLLAPLLTYYLRMMSPRLRNAGTISQRAMGELTMSSDEAISGQRIVKIFGSNKYEISRFTKISEKIRKAQTKLVRISALNSFTVEVLAGIALSGIAFYSFGKLSAGQFAAFFGALLMIISPIRSLTLINDKVQIAIAAARSVFGLMDEASEIDRGSKSIKRAKGYIKISDLTFKYHDSKHNILEGINLNIKPGEKVALVGKSGGGKTTLINLLPRFYEIEQGQISLDGINIKDLKLRNLRSQFSLVSQDTILFNDTIMNNIAYGAADRLVNKEEVKKAAIAANAWEFIEPLENQLDHEIGDRGLRLSGGQRQRIAIARAILKNAPILLLDEATSALDSHSEKYVQLALDNLMKNRTTLVIAHRLSTILNADRIVVIEKSRVIDVGTHKELIRRCKHYAVLYKKGLK from the coding sequence ATGTCAAAAAATATTAAAAAAATAACTTCATCACAGTCTATTAATCTTAAGTATCTTTACAAAAGACTTTTTAAATATACTTGGCAACATAAGATTATTTTATTCTTAAGTTTTATCTCGCTAGTTGTTTTGTCCTTAACTAATGCAGCATTTTTAGCCACTATAAAAAAGATTACAGATCACGGATTTGGATCTGATTCTGGACATAAACAAGTTTCCTTGACGCTTCTTTTGCTTCTGGTAATGTTTATAAGAGCATTGTCAGGATTATTTTCAAGTTATTTTTTAAAATCAATTTCAATGAGAACTGTTGAAAGTATTAGATGTGATCTTTTTAAGAAAATTATGATGTTACCAGTTAATTTTTTTGATAAAAATTCTTCAAGTCACATCGTTTCTAAAATAACTAATGATGTTCAGCAGCTTTCAGAGCTCATTACAGATATTGGTTTTTATTTTATTAAGGACGGATTAAGTGTTATTGGGATTATCTCTTACATGATTTATTTGGACTGGAAACTTACCTTAACATTCTTTTTATTGGCCCCTTTGCTTACTTATTATTTAAGGATGATGTCACCCAGGTTGAGAAATGCTGGGACCATTTCCCAGCGTGCCATGGGGGAACTCACAATGTCTTCAGATGAAGCCATTTCAGGCCAAAGAATTGTTAAAATTTTTGGCTCAAATAAATATGAAATTAGTCGATTTACTAAGATTTCTGAAAAAATAAGAAAAGCACAAACTAAGCTTGTAAGAATAAGTGCATTAAATTCTTTCACGGTTGAAGTTTTGGCGGGTATTGCATTATCTGGTATTGCTTTTTATTCCTTTGGTAAACTATCCGCAGGGCAATTTGCTGCTTTTTTTGGGGCTTTGCTAATGATTATTTCCCCAATTAGGAGCCTAACTTTAATAAATGATAAAGTTCAAATTGCTATTGCAGCTGCAAGAAGCGTATTCGGATTGATGGATGAAGCTTCCGAGATCGATCGAGGCTCAAAATCTATCAAGCGCGCAAAAGGATATATAAAAATATCTGATTTAACATTCAAATATCATGATAGTAAACATAATATTCTTGAAGGTATTAATTTAAATATTAAGCCCGGGGAAAAAGTAGCGCTTGTTGGCAAATCAGGCGGAGGGAAAACAACGCTAATTAATTTACTGCCCAGATTTTATGAAATTGAACAGGGCCAAATATCATTAGATGGTATTAATATTAAAGATCTCAAGTTAAGAAATTTGCGAAGTCAGTTTTCCTTAGTGAGTCAAGATACGATTTTATTTAATGACACTATTATGAATAATATAGCTTATGGTGCCGCAGATCGATTGGTAAATAAAGAAGAGGTAAAAAAAGCTGCTATAGCAGCTAACGCATGGGAGTTTATTGAGCCTCTTGAAAATCAATTAGACCACGAAATTGGGGATAGAGGTTTGCGATTATCAGGGGGGCAGCGCCAAAGAATTGCAATTGCCCGTGCAATTTTAAAAAATGCACCTATATTGCTCCTCGATGAAGCTACATCTGCGCTCGACTCTCATTCTGAAAAATATGTTCAGTTAGCTCTAGACAATTTAATGAAAAATAGAACAACTTTAGTTATTGCCCATAGACTCTCTACAATTTTAAATGCTGATCGAATCGTTGTGATTGAAAAATCAAGAGTCATTGATGTCGGGACTCACAAAGAATTGATTAGGCGCTGTAAGCATTATGCAGTACTCTACAAAAAAGGGCTAAAGTAA
- a CDS encoding MotA/TolQ/ExbB proton channel family protein — protein sequence MWEIILAAGWPIWPLIFASIIALAIIGERFWSLRVEVVAPSDLLPEVQKLLNQGSIKKDVIAKIREHSLLGEIFASALLNSNTSAAHIKEAIEESGRAVNYKLEKYLPTLGTIAAVAPLLGLLGTVIGMVDLFSSFTNSGHDVAVFARGISVALYNTAAGIVVAVPAMIFYRFFRSKVDDLIFDMEQQALKLIESMGVRK from the coding sequence ATGTGGGAAATTATTTTAGCTGCAGGATGGCCTATTTGGCCGCTCATATTTGCATCAATTATTGCCCTAGCAATAATTGGTGAGCGCTTCTGGTCATTAAGAGTTGAGGTTGTTGCACCAAGCGATCTTCTTCCTGAGGTTCAGAAGTTGTTAAATCAAGGCTCGATAAAGAAAGATGTAATTGCAAAAATCAGAGAGCACTCTCTCTTAGGTGAAATTTTTGCAAGCGCTCTTCTTAATTCAAATACATCCGCAGCTCATATTAAAGAGGCTATAGAAGAGTCAGGTAGAGCAGTGAACTACAAGCTTGAAAAGTACTTGCCAACATTGGGCACAATTGCTGCAGTAGCTCCTCTTTTAGGACTCTTGGGAACGGTCATAGGTATGGTCGATCTTTTTAGCTCATTTACAAATAGCGGTCATGATGTAGCTGTATTTGCAAGAGGTATTTCTGTTGCTTTGTACAATACAGCAGCGGGTATTGTTGTAGCGGTTCCTGCAATGATTTTTTATCGCTTTTTTAGATCTAAAGTAGATGATTTAATTTTTGATATGGAGCAACAAGCTCTTAAGCTAATTGAATCTATGGGTGTTCGTAAATAA